One part of the Bacteroidales bacterium genome encodes these proteins:
- a CDS encoding damage-inducible protein CinA, whose product MIAEIISIGDELLIGQVINTNASWMSELLNRNGIKVKQIKAIADDKKDILNSIDNSFKSADLILLTGGLGPTKDDITKHTLCEYFDTKLVFNEDAFSRIKEIFRLRNFKVSAVNKAQA is encoded by the coding sequence ATGATTGCAGAAATTATAAGTATAGGCGATGAATTACTCATCGGACAAGTAATCAACACCAACGCCTCTTGGATGAGCGAGCTACTAAATCGTAATGGCATAAAAGTCAAACAAATAAAGGCAATTGCCGATGATAAAAAAGACATTCTAAACTCCATAGATAATAGTTTCAAATCAGCCGATTTAATTTTATTAACAGGTGGCTTAGGCCCAACAAAAGATGATATTACCAAACATACGCTTTGTGAGTATTTTGATACAAAATTAGTTTTCAACGAAGATGCTTTTAGTAGAATAAAAGAGATTTTCCGCCTACGTAATTTTAAAGTAAGTGCTGTAAATAAAGCGCAAGC
- a CDS encoding nucleoside phosphorylase, which yields MKRIAESELILNPNGSIYHLRLKPENIADDIIVVGDPGRVPVISAYFDSIEFKMSNREIVTHTGYVGKKRLTVMSTGMGTDNLDIVINELDAVVNIDLDTRTPKTEHKSLNIIRLGTSGAMQEDIPVGSYVMSTHGIGLDGLMRFYAAGKEVEDTELTEAFLQQTAWPADLPKAYIVSGSNKLFDKMEKGYLKGITATAPGFFGPQGRVLRLDLAYPDLNDRISNFRYKDYRITNFEMETSALYGLSKALGHNAMTVCAIIANRLRKEYAKDYKPSVTALIEDLLEKLSQ from the coding sequence ATGAAAAGAATCGCAGAATCGGAATTGATATTAAATCCTAATGGTAGCATTTATCATTTGAGATTAAAACCTGAAAATATTGCTGATGATATAATTGTTGTTGGTGATCCCGGAAGAGTTCCGGTGATCTCTGCTTATTTTGATTCGATAGAATTTAAAATGAGTAACCGCGAAATAGTAACACATACCGGATATGTTGGAAAAAAACGTTTGACGGTTATGTCGACCGGTATGGGGACTGATAATTTGGATATTGTTATCAATGAATTAGATGCAGTTGTAAATATTGATTTGGACACTCGCACACCTAAAACAGAGCATAAGTCCTTGAATATTATTAGGTTAGGAACTTCCGGCGCTATGCAGGAAGATATTCCGGTAGGATCTTATGTGATGTCTACTCATGGTATTGGTTTGGATGGTTTGATGCGTTTTTATGCTGCCGGTAAAGAAGTTGAAGATACTGAATTGACCGAGGCTTTTTTACAACAAACTGCTTGGCCGGCTGATTTGCCAAAAGCATATATTGTTTCCGGAAGTAATAAGCTTTTTGATAAAATGGAGAAAGGTTATTTGAAAGGGATAACGGCAACAGCCCCAGGATTCTTTGGTCCACAAGGTCGTGTTTTGCGTTTAGATTTAGCTTATCCTGATTTGAATGATCGGATTTCTAATTTTAGATATAAAGATTATCGTATTACCAATTTTGAAATGGAAACATCTGCGCTTTATGGCTTAAGTAAAGCTCTTGGTCATAATGCAATGACAGTTTGTGCTATTATCGCCAATAGGCTGAGAAAAGAATATGCCAAAGATTATAAGCCAAGTGTTACGGCTTTAATAGAAGATTTATTAGAGAAGCTGTCTCAGTAG